The nucleotide sequence CAGCGGGCTCATCTGCTGCTCGGCGCCCTCCGCAGACATCGTGCTGGACATGTGAGCGGATCGTCAGCCGGCTGAGGCAGCCCGCCAGGCGCTGTACGCGGTGAGGGCCGAGACCCGGATCCAGATGAGCACGAGCGCGATGTAGAGCGCTGCCGCGTAGACCCGGAACGGGTCCGAGCCGGTGCGCAGGGCCAGGGCGGAGGTGGCGGTGACGTAGGTGCCGAGCGGGAAGGTGAACGACCACCAGGCGAGCGAGAAGGGCAGGCCGGACCGCTTGGTGCGGACCGTGATCGCGACCGTCAGGAAGGTCCACAAGGTGGCGAATCCCCAGACCGGCACGCCGAACACGATGCCGAACGCTTGCAGCGCGGTGGAGTACGGAGCGCCGATGGCGGTCGCGGCGACAGCGCCGAGCGCATTGGCCGCGGTGATGGACTGGCCCAGCGGGCCGAGGACGATCCACAGCGTGGGCTCGGTCCGAGCCGGACCGACCTTGTGCAGAGCCATCCGCGAGCAGATCAGGACCGTGGCGATCGCGGAGACCGCCAGGCTCAGGCCGAACAGGGCGTAGCAGCACAGCAGGAAGGCGAGTCTGGCCTGACCGGCCGCCGCGTGCGGGACGAGCAGCGCGCCGGTGGCCGCGGAGACCATCGGCGGGACCATGCACATCAACCAGCCGATGGTCACATTGTCCAGCGGCACCGGCTCGCCGGTGAACAGCAGATAGAGCACGGCCGCGGCGCACGCCAAGCCCACCAGCGTGCCCACGAACCACAGGACCCAGGCGATGTCCGACGCGGCGCGGTCTCCGAACACCGCTCCGCCGTAGAGCAGCGTGCCGGCGCCGACCACGAGGATCGCGACCGGCGGGGCACCGTTGAAGTGCGCCGTGGTCAGATCGGTCAGCCGGCCGCGGACCATGTCGGGGTGGCGCCGCCACTGGATCGCGGTGAGCGCCACCAGCACGATCAGCAAGACTGCCGAGAGCGCCCACACCACCGTCGCGGCGGTGTGCAGCCCGGAGAAACGCTGGGGCAGTGTCGCGGCGGCGACCGCGACGATTCCCGTGCCCATGACCGAGGTGTACCAGTTCGCCGCGACGTTCGAGACCATCAGCCCGAGGCAACCACGAATCGTCGCCATGGACCAGACAGTAGGCACGCCATCCGCACCCTGCCCTGTAGGCCAGCCTTGTGGGTTAGAAGGCCGACTGTTCAGCGCGACGCGGTACCGCCGACTGGCTCGCCCTGCCGCGTCGCCGGTGCCAGCTGCTGCGGGGCGCCGGCGCGGATGCCGAAGAAGCCGACGAGGGCACCGAACGCAGTGACGCCCGCGGCGATGGCGAAGCTGAGCGCGTAACCGTCGGCCGAGGCGTCCGACGGGCTCACGCCGGCGCTGCGCAACGCGGCGGCATGGCTTGCTCCCACGGACACCAGCGCCGCCAGGCCGAGGGCACTGCCGATCTGCATCGACGCGTTGTTCATGCTCGTCGCGATGCCGGCGTCCTCGCCGGTGGCGCCGTCCACCCCGGCGACGGTGGATCCCACCAGCACCAGGCCGCCACCGAGCGGGACGAGAAGCAGCCCGGGCAGGATGTCGGCGGCATAGGTCCCGTGCGCCGGGAGGCCGGCCAGCGTGAGGTAGCCGAGCGTCGTGATCGCCAGGCCGCCGGCGTTCAACGCCCGCACGCCGAAGCGGCGCAGCAACCGCGGCGCCAGAACCGTCGCGCTGAACAGGATGACCAGCCCGAAAGGCACGAAGGCGAAGCCCGCCGCCAGCGGTGGGAAGCGCAGCTGCCGCTGGACGTACAGGCTCAGTGAGAAGAAGAACGTGGCGAAGCCGACGTAGTAGCAGACTCGGACGATATTGGCAGCACTGCGGTTGCGCGACCGCAGGAACGCCAGCGGCACCAGCGGCAGTGCGACCCGCGCCTCGACCCACAGAAACGCGACCAGCAGCGCGGCACCGATGCCGATCCACCCGAGGACCGGAAAGCACAGCCACGGCCGATTCCCCTTCTCCAACAGGCCGAACACGGCTGCCGACAGTCCCGCGGTGACGAGCACGGCTCCCGCGACGTCGGGCCGGCCGCGCCGGGCCGCGGCCCGGCTCTCGGAGACGAACCGACGGGTGGCAGCGAACGCGACCACAGCGATCGGCAGGTTGATGAAGAAGATCCAGCGCCAGGACGCCACGTCGATCACCACGCCCGACACCACGACGCCCAGCGCCGCGCCCAGCCCGGCCAGCCCGCTCCAGATCGCCATCGCCCGGGCCCGTTCCCGCGGCCTGTCGAACAGCAGCGTCACCAGGGCCAGCGCGGCCGGGCTGACCAGCGCCGCTCCGACACCCTGCACGAGGCGGGCGGCGACAAGCATTCCGGCGTTCGGCGCGAGCCCTGCCGCGGCCGACGAGAGCGCGAAGACTCCCAGGCCGGTCAAGAACATCCGGCGCCTGCCCAGCAGGTCTCCGAGCCGTCCGCCGAGGATCAGCAGCCCGCCGTAGGTGACGGTGTAGCCGTTGACGACCCAGGCCAGGCCAGTGGACGAGAAGCCCAGATCGCGCTGGACCGGCGGCAATGCGATGTTCACCACGGTGACGTCCAGCAGCAGCATCACCTGCACGAGACAGATGGTGCCCAGAGCCCACCAGCGGCGGGACTCCGGTCCTGAGACCGGGTTGGTCGAGTTCATCAGCGGTTCTCCCTGTCGGCGCGGCCCGTGTTGGCCGTCACACCCAGGTGAACGCGCGCCG is from Catenulispora sp. MAP5-51 and encodes:
- a CDS encoding MFS transporter translates to MNSTNPVSGPESRRWWALGTICLVQVMLLLDVTVVNIALPPVQRDLGFSSTGLAWVVNGYTVTYGGLLILGGRLGDLLGRRRMFLTGLGVFALSSAAAGLAPNAGMLVAARLVQGVGAALVSPAALALVTLLFDRPRERARAMAIWSGLAGLGAALGVVVSGVVIDVASWRWIFFINLPIAVVAFAATRRFVSESRAAARRGRPDVAGAVLVTAGLSAAVFGLLEKGNRPWLCFPVLGWIGIGAALLVAFLWVEARVALPLVPLAFLRSRNRSAANIVRVCYYVGFATFFFSLSLYVQRQLRFPPLAAGFAFVPFGLVILFSATVLAPRLLRRFGVRALNAGGLAITTLGYLTLAGLPAHGTYAADILPGLLLVPLGGGLVLVGSTVAGVDGATGEDAGIATSMNNASMQIGSALGLAALVSVGASHAAALRSAGVSPSDASADGYALSFAIAAGVTAFGALVGFFGIRAGAPQQLAPATRQGEPVGGTASR
- a CDS encoding TDT family transporter encodes the protein MATIRGCLGLMVSNVAANWYTSVMGTGIVAVAAATLPQRFSGLHTAATVVWALSAVLLIVLVALTAIQWRRHPDMVRGRLTDLTTAHFNGAPPVAILVVGAGTLLYGGAVFGDRAASDIAWVLWFVGTLVGLACAAAVLYLLFTGEPVPLDNVTIGWLMCMVPPMVSAATGALLVPHAAAGQARLAFLLCCYALFGLSLAVSAIATVLICSRMALHKVGPARTEPTLWIVLGPLGQSITAANALGAVAATAIGAPYSTALQAFGIVFGVPVWGFATLWTFLTVAITVRTKRSGLPFSLAWWSFTFPLGTYVTATSALALRTGSDPFRVYAAALYIALVLIWIRVSALTAYSAWRAASAG